The Lactuca sativa cultivar Salinas chromosome 2, Lsat_Salinas_v11, whole genome shotgun sequence genome includes the window AGAATGATTGTCATCATTCCCAACCTAAAAGATGTGTTTGGTTTTCTATCCAACAATGTTCTACAACTTGTCCAGAACAACATTTGCTTTTTTGCAACCACCAggtttctcttatgatttttcATATTGATATGTCCAAACCACTGTAATATTCATCCCCTTAATTTTTGAATGATCGTCATCATTCCCAACCTAAAAGATGTGTTTGGTTTTCTGTCCAACAATGTTCTGCAACATGTCTAGAAAAGCATTCGCTTTTTTGCAATCTCAATTTTTCTCTTATGATTTTTCCTATTGATATGCCCAAACCATGGTAATATTCATTCCTTTAATTTTTCAATGATCAGTATCACTCCTAACAAATTCCTAAAAGACGTGTTTCTTTTTCTGTCCAACAGTGTTCTACAACATGTCCGACACAACATTCACATTTTTGCAACCTCCATTTTTCTCTTTATGATTTTTCCTATTGATTTCATTACCTTAATTTTTCAATGATCGGTATCACTCCCAATAAATTCCTAAAAGATGTGCTTGGTTTTCTATCCAATAATGTTCTACAACATGTCAAACACAACATTCATATTTTTGAAGCCTCCATTtttctcttatgatttttctCCCGCCACCTAACGATGGGAGTTGGTTGAGTGAAATTCCACACAGGAAGTCCAGGGTTCAAATCTTGGCAAACTCAAAATATTGTTAGTATTTAATGATTGACCTCCAATATACGCCTTGAGACGGGTTGATGTGGGTCGCTCAATGATACGGTTTACCATTTTTTGTGATCTTTTCTTTATGGACGAAGATTCATATCCATATAAAAAGGTTGAACTTACCACTACTTTATAAAATTTTCCCTTTAAATAATTGGGTAATAAACATTAGTTGTCACAACTTAATGCAATTCGACCACAATTGATTTCAAACAACCAACTTTTAAAGGGCTAACTAACAATTATATTCTCAGTTGACATTTTTTTTACTATAgaagttatttaaatttaattttttcaCATAAACGTTTAAGCACAATAAATATTCAATATTAATGATTGAAAATTAAATATTTACATATTTTGAAAATGGAAAATCTCCGAAATACTTTGGGCAATTTATGGTTTAATCAAAATTTCTATTTTTTGAACAGAAAAGTCCCAATTATTTTATATTTGACCCAAATTAACGAAAcaactcttattattattattattttttacaaCAGAAAATGACATATtatcatataaaaatatataattgagatttatctatttaaaaaataaatgtcAGAATTAACTGACCAAAAATATTGAAACCTTATTGGAGATTTCCCCttgaaatttgaaaaattatatatatatatatatatatatatatatatatatatatatatatatattccgatttttaatttatatatgtaGTTTGGGACTGTAAATTATATCAAAGTGAATAAGATGTTATTGGATGTTTTTTAATTTGTAGCCGTATAAATCACTATAGCATTATATAAAAATCTTTTACAAAAATTAATATTATTTGTAAAAGTATACGTCATGATGAAAACATATTGTCGTTACTTGAAACTAGACTGAGAGACTAAGAGTGTGTTTGATATATTTGTTATTGGGCCTGATAAGAGTTTGGGTCTAACTTGTCGAGTCAGACCGTTTGCTATTATATTTAGAAGTCTTTAACTCGATCATGACTCTTCTGATATGTCTCTTACTCGGCCAATTCAAGGTTGTGTCTAACTCTTACACATTTCTCAATTAAAACTAGCTCAATAAGCAAATATCAAACAACCCCACATCATTATATACGCAACCTTATTTTGTTTTAGTcccaattttattttttgttcctcattttccattatattttagaaaaCGTTTTATTTTCGTGCCTTTGTCCGGTCACCAACAAGTCATGATGTCGATTTCGCATTTTTCTTAGTTTACATTTAGCCCCAACATTTACATATAAGTTGTATTTAGTCCCAACATTTACATATGAGTTTGTATTTAGCCCCaatattttttttctcatttgccattattttttagaaaaaaatttattttagccATTGGCCAATCACGAACAGGTATTTTAAAACGTAATAtcttaaaattaaaaaaaggAAAAGACAAGAGTCGAAACTGCGACTTCTCCTTGACGGGCGGGGCGTGTTAGTTACTAagtcaatgattttttttttatcagtGTTTGTTGTAGTTAATGCACACTGTATCttaaaatgaaggaaaatttATAATATAAGTTCTGAGTATGTTACATCTAATAAACTATATGACATGTTAATCTTTGAGTCAATCAAAATTGTTAATTCATACATAACCCATCTAAGAAACAATTGGCTATTTCTAATGACATATTTGTTAAGAAACCAAAGAAACCGCGACTTCTCCTTGAAGGGTGGGGTGTGTTAGCTAGTAAGGTAATGACTCTCTTTTTTGTATTATCAGTGTTTGTTGTATTTAATGtacaaatttattttaaaatgaaagaaaaataccaAATGTAAGTCTTGAATCCTTAACATGTAATAAACAATATAATATGCTAATCTTTAAGCAAATCAAAATTGTTAATTCATTCGTATCTCATCTAAGAAACAATTTGTTATTTCTGATGGCATATTTGTTGAGAAACCAAATATTTCTAATGACATATTTATTGAGAAACCAAAGAAATGACATTTTTTATTGGCTCAAAGATTAACTAACATGTTACATCGTTTATCAGATGTCTTGGTTTACTACATTAAATACaacaaacactaattatacaaaaaAGAGAATCATAGGCTTATTAGCTAATACTCCTCGCCCTCAAGGAAAAGTCGTAGTTTGACTCTTGCCttcgtttttttctttttcattttaagtTATTACGTTTTAAAATACCTATTTGTAACTGACTAATGGCTAAAATGAAAACATTCTAAAAAATAATGGCATATtgagaacaaaaaaaatattggGGATAAATGCAACCTCATACGTAAATGTTGGACCTAAATGCAAACTAAGAAAAATATGAAACCAACACGTTAGCTAAGGACCCGAAAATGAAACGTTTTCTAAAATATAATGGCAAAtaagaaacaaaaaataaaattaggGTTAAAATAGCACAAGGTTGTATATCATTTAGGACTGGACTTAAACCGAGCTAAAAATAGTGTTGGTGCATCTCTATCCAAGAGAAGAGTACGCTTTTGTCCTCTATGTAAACTAATTGGTGGGGACAAATCAAAAGGTGGAAAAAGTTGCGTACTCGTTTAATCATTTAATCATGTGTTGTTGGGGACCCTTCATTTAAAATGACAAGATAAGAGGCGCATAACATGAAGCAAATTATCATTTTGCTTCTTTAGATTTAAGAGAACATCTTTTCTTTAACACCATGTCTACTTGGGTGCATGGCTCCTTTATTCATCTAAAATGGGATTCAAATCATAATTAAGACCACGCTACCAAGACCACACCCTCCAAAatccaaactatatatatatgtatatgtatataccaAATTACAACAAGAATACGAATTTGATAATGCATCTGCATCTGGTGCAAATTAAGGAAACAATAACAAAAAAGAATCTTCTTCTCCTGTatacaaaatgatatatatatatatatatatatatatatatatatatatatatatatatatatatatatatatatatatataatggggcTAATAGCTATACAAAATGCATGGATTCAAGTAAATACAAATACCATTCTTTACCAGGTGGAATTGGAAACGGGGATTCCGTGTTTCTGAAACCATTCCGGCATGCGGAATCTTTCGTATAACACTGGCCTTACATCCCTCTGCTCTGAAAGTTGCTTCAAAAGAGGAAGGAGCACCTCCAGAAGCTGTGTTCATTTTTTATGTATCTTTTTCAGTAAACTATTATCATTCATAATAAGATTTGTATGCAAAAAACAGCATTCTACTTTGAAATAACAAAATCatccaaataaatgaaagtatgttgttatttcttgcatttagcaatTATGATGTAGATACCTGGTTGTCACGTGGTTGTCCAGCTGTAAAAGGTATGCATGGGATTCCATTCACTGGTTGCAACAAGAAACTGAATGGATTGTTGTCAACAATAACAATCCTGCAAAAATCTTTTGATACAAAAGAAAGGTCCTTCACGTGTTCTCTATATTCCCTGTGAATTTTAAACAGAGATCAATACAGACTATCCCCATGAGTATAAAATCAAAGCTACATTAAAGAACAAAGAAATGCTACAAATTATCAGAATATATTATACTCACGTGGAAGTTGTTGAAGGCCGATAAAATCTACGGCTAAATCTGTTTTCAGCATCTATTCTGTCAACAAGTGGTTTTGCATATCCTGGAGTGGtagaaatcaaaataacaataaatcaaaaggatgatgaAATTCAATATCAGATATTCAAGAAAAAGAAAAGTCATAAGCAAACCTTCAAGTCCTGCTGTGAATAGTACAAGATCAGCAAATTTGCTAAGTTGGGCAAGAAATTCATGCAGTCCAGGGCGTTCAAATACTGTCACATAGTTGATCTTGGGCTTTCCATCATGTTCCTTCAAATCCAAATATGTTATCAGTTAACTTTATATGAATAATGAAAAGATTATTAAGACTGATGTATGAATAGAACTGTTTCTCACCTTCTCAGAAGCTATGCATTCTAGCTCAAACCATGTCAATCCAGCATCTGTAGCTTGCATTCGAACACTATCAGGTAAACTAGATGTCTCATAGGCACATACTAAAGTTTCATCCAAGTCAAGAACCACCTGTAGCCACAGATTGAAAGACAATCCAATAGCTTTCTTAGTATTTCCTCAAAGGTTATGTTTTAATCAACACTGAATTAAATCTTTCTCCATGATGTTAAGGGAGACAAGACTAAACATTCTTACTACAATTTGCATATTCTCTAATGGGGTCCCACATATTGTCTATCTCTTAAGTCTTAAGTATACAAGTATATGAAAAACTTTGAGTTAGACAGCATAACTAAAGCCTAAAGGAGCAAAGGCAACCTAGTTAATAATACAAAAAAGCAAAAAAGCAAAAGCAATTAAGATTGTGATGGGAGAAGAAAAGAACAAACCTTTAATGGgtaaccactttccttaatgccACACAGTTAGATTCTAGATTTTCTTAAGCTACACTAAATTCTGGGTATCAATTAGTGCTAATTCATACCATACAAGCAAACCTAATCACGGTATTAATTTTACTTCTCAAACAATGAATCCATTAATTCCACGGAATGGATTGCTGCTGTTCTATCAAAGGTTTGTCTATAAGCATATAAATGCTTAACCTCTGTTCAGGTTGTATAGCTCAATGCAAAAACTTCAAGCAGAACCAAAAAATTGGTATTCTAAACAAGGTAAAGCTGTTGAAGTACACTCATGATAGAAATAAATGCCAACACCTACCACATCGATCcaataaaacatcaacacaaatGAGATGAACAGTCACCGTCGTAACGAAATCAAAACGAACAATCAACAAACTAATACgaaattaaaactaaaactaaGCGTACCGTGAGCTTTGCCGAACAATCATAATCAGCCAAAGCGGTCGGAATATGAACGGAAGCGGCAGAGAATGTTGACGGTTGAGAAGATTCAGGAAATTCAACGTCAGGCAAAGGCTTGAACGAcgccgaagaagacgaagaagaatAATTGATCAAGGAAGCAACGGAAGGAGTGCCTCTAACGATCTGAACAaagatctgaaagaagaaagtcaACCAGTTCAACAGTGACCGCCATACTTGTAAGGTCCTTGTCTGCGCATACACTTCAGTTGCTGC containing:
- the LOC111901274 gene encoding uncharacterized protein LOC111901274, translating into MADISQAATEVYAQTRTLQVWRSLLNWLTFFFQIFVQIVRGTPSVASLINYSSSSSSASFKPLPDVEFPESSQPSTFSAASVHIPTALADYDCSAKLTVVLDLDETLVCAYETSSLPDSVRMQATDAGLTWFELECIASEKEHDGKPKINYVTVFERPGLHEFLAQLSKFADLVLFTAGLEGYAKPLVDRIDAENRFSRRFYRPSTTSTEYREHVKDLSFVSKDFCRIVIVDNNPFSFLLQPVNGIPCIPFTAGQPRDNQLLEVLLPLLKQLSEQRDVRPVLYERFRMPEWFQKHGIPVSNSTW